One window of Saccharicrinis carchari genomic DNA carries:
- a CDS encoding YqgE/AlgH family protein, protein MKKLDFNIFKASLPKMAPAKGRILIADPFLRGPYFGRSIILLTEYSEQGAVGFVLNKTNNLYPDELIEELLSFKGELHIGGPVAADTLYFIHTLGDKVPGSLQITDNVWWGGDFEQLKRMLNNRKATYEQVKFFAGYSGWSPKQLEREIEENSWVVTQIDDQMIMSNNMDNIWKESLESLGDVYKSWSGFPEDPSFN, encoded by the coding sequence ATGAAAAAGTTAGACTTCAATATATTTAAAGCCAGCTTGCCAAAAATGGCTCCGGCAAAAGGTAGAATACTAATTGCCGACCCTTTTTTAAGAGGTCCTTATTTTGGCAGATCTATTATTTTACTCACGGAATACAGCGAGCAGGGTGCGGTGGGCTTTGTTCTTAATAAAACAAATAATTTATACCCCGATGAGCTAATTGAAGAACTATTGTCATTCAAGGGCGAATTGCATATCGGCGGGCCGGTTGCTGCCGACACCTTATATTTTATTCATACTTTAGGTGATAAGGTGCCCGGATCGTTACAAATTACGGATAATGTATGGTGGGGTGGCGATTTTGAGCAACTTAAAAGAATGCTTAACAACCGGAAGGCCACGTATGAGCAGGTTAAGTTTTTTGCCGGCTACTCAGGCTGGTCGCCAAAACAACTAGAACGGGAGATTGAAGAGAATTCATGGGTTGTTACCCAAATAGACGACCAAATGATAATGAGCAATAACATGGACAACATTTGGAAGGAAAGTTTGGAAAGCCTGGGCGATGTTTATAAATCATGGTCGGGTTTTCCCGAAGATCCATCGTTTAATTAA
- a CDS encoding nucleoside recognition domain-containing protein codes for MVLNYIWIGFFFVAFVVALVKLIVFQDMEVFPNLVNATYDFAKAGFEISLGLTGVLSLWLGLMKIGEKGGMIRIISKLIAPFFNRLFPSLPKGHPAFGTMIMNLSANMLGLDNAATPMGLKAMDQLQAENKKKDDASNAQIMFLVLNTSGLTLIPISIMVYRAQYGAANPADIFLPILLATFFSTLAGLLAVSYVQKIRLAHPVIIAYLGGMTLLVLGAIYGVSLMDKEQVKVVSNVGSNVILFSIMILFIGMATFKKVNVYDAFVEGAKEGFQIAIRIIPFLIAILVAVGVFREVGALDYITDGIKWTVAQLGMDTRFVDALPTAFMKPLSGSGARGMMIESFETFGVDSFASKLASTVQGATDTTFYVIAVYFGSVGIKHTRHAIGCGLIADFVGIIASIIIGYLFFG; via the coding sequence ATGGTACTAAATTATATTTGGATAGGATTTTTCTTTGTCGCCTTTGTTGTGGCACTAGTCAAATTAATCGTTTTTCAGGATATGGAGGTATTCCCCAACCTGGTGAACGCCACCTACGACTTTGCCAAAGCCGGCTTTGAGATATCCCTGGGACTTACCGGTGTGTTGTCTTTGTGGTTAGGGCTGATGAAAATAGGGGAAAAAGGAGGTATGATACGCATCATCTCCAAGCTAATTGCACCTTTCTTCAATCGTCTGTTTCCCTCGCTACCCAAGGGCCACCCTGCATTTGGAACCATGATAATGAACCTTTCGGCCAATATGCTGGGACTCGATAATGCAGCTACACCCATGGGGCTAAAAGCCATGGATCAGTTGCAGGCCGAAAATAAAAAGAAGGATGATGCCTCCAATGCCCAAATCATGTTTCTGGTGCTCAATACTTCGGGCCTTACCCTAATCCCCATTAGCATCATGGTGTATCGTGCACAATATGGTGCCGCCAATCCTGCCGATATTTTCCTCCCTATTCTGCTGGCTACGTTTTTTTCTACCCTCGCCGGTTTGTTGGCCGTATCGTATGTGCAAAAAATCAGGCTGGCACACCCCGTCATCATCGCCTACCTTGGGGGCATGACTTTATTGGTGTTGGGCGCTATTTACGGAGTGTCGCTCATGGACAAAGAGCAGGTTAAAGTGGTATCGAATGTGGGCAGCAACGTCATACTCTTTTCTATTATGATTCTGTTTATTGGTATGGCCACTTTTAAAAAGGTTAATGTTTACGATGCCTTTGTAGAAGGAGCCAAGGAGGGTTTTCAGATAGCTATCCGCATAATTCCATTTTTAATTGCCATTTTAGTAGCGGTGGGCGTGTTCCGCGAAGTGGGCGCACTGGATTATATTACCGATGGCATTAAATGGACGGTGGCACAACTGGGTATGGACACCCGCTTTGTAGATGCCTTGCCTACCGCTTTTATGAAACCCCTAAGCGGTAGTGGAGCTCGCGGCATGATGATAGAAAGCTTTGAAACCTTTGGGGTAGATTCTTTTGCCTCTAAGTTAGCCTCTACCGTGCAAGGTGCCACCGACACTACCTTTTATGTGATTGCCGTGTATTTTGGCTCGGTAGGTATCAAACACACCCGGCATGCCATAGGATGCGGCCTGATTGCTGACTTTGTAGGCATTATTGCTTCCATTATTATCGGGTATTTATTTTTTGGCTAA
- a CDS encoding pyridoxal-phosphate dependent enzyme: protein MHLPAFSDIEDAYVRIAPYIHTTPVLTNSAINKITGAEIFFKCENFQKVGAFKFRGACNAVFSLSDANASKGVGTHSSGNHAAALALAAKLRGIHAYIVMPGNSPQIKKNAVGSYGGIITFCEPTLAARETTLKKVLFESGAIMVHPYNQKEVIAGQGTCALELMQQQNNLDCIVTPVGGGGLLSGSSITARYLNPNIEIIGAEPQGADDAYQSFKSKKLIPSQNPNTIADGLLTSLGSLTFEIISKNVDTIITTPDSSTINAMRLIWERMKIIVEPSSAVALAIILDNKANFKNKKVGVILSGGNVDLNSLPFG, encoded by the coding sequence ATGCACTTACCTGCTTTCTCCGATATCGAAGATGCTTATGTAAGAATAGCACCTTACATTCATACGACTCCTGTTTTAACCAACTCGGCCATTAACAAGATAACAGGAGCCGAAATATTTTTTAAATGTGAGAATTTTCAAAAGGTAGGTGCTTTTAAATTCCGGGGGGCGTGCAATGCAGTTTTTAGCTTAAGCGATGCCAATGCATCCAAGGGGGTGGGAACGCACTCTTCGGGTAACCATGCGGCGGCTCTGGCACTTGCCGCAAAGCTGCGGGGCATACACGCCTACATTGTGATGCCCGGCAATTCACCCCAAATTAAAAAGAATGCCGTAGGCAGCTATGGGGGCATTATCACCTTTTGCGAGCCTACTTTAGCTGCGCGTGAAACAACCTTAAAGAAAGTACTGTTTGAATCGGGTGCTATCATGGTTCATCCCTACAACCAAAAAGAAGTTATAGCAGGGCAGGGCACTTGTGCGCTGGAATTGATGCAGCAACAAAATAACTTAGACTGCATTGTAACGCCGGTGGGGGGAGGTGGCTTGCTGAGCGGCTCCTCCATAACTGCCCGCTACCTGAACCCAAACATCGAAATAATAGGCGCAGAACCGCAAGGAGCCGACGATGCCTACCAGTCTTTCAAAAGTAAAAAACTAATACCCTCTCAAAACCCCAATACCATAGCCGATGGTCTTTTGACCTCGCTGGGCAGCCTGACTTTTGAAATAATAAGTAAAAACGTGGATACCATAATAACAACTCCCGACAGTTCTACCATAAACGCCATGCGATTGATATGGGAACGCATGAAGATAATTGTAGAACCTTCGAGTGCTGTAGCGCTGGCAATAATTTTAGATAACAAAGCCAATTTCAAAAATAAAAAAGTAGGTGTGATATTATCCGGCGGTAACGTGGATTTAAATAGTTTACCTTTTGGTTAA
- the dnaG gene encoding DNA primase, giving the protein MIDHGTVDRVVETSQAQIVDVVSEFVSLRRRGVNYIGNCPFHNEKTPSFTVSPHKGIYKCFGCGKGGNAVNFLMDVEQISFVEAIRYLGNKFHIHIEEVELSPEQQQVKNDRESMMAVSGFAQKYFSQMLLKSDEGRSVGLSYLRARGFRDDIIQKFDLGYSPEARSALTDEAIKNSFKLEFLEKTGLTIVRDDYKADRFRGRVIFPIHSISGKPTAFGGRILKSDAKAAKYLNSPESEIYHKSKILYGIYQAKTEITKKDNCYLVEGYTDVISFHQAGIINVVASSGTALTVDQIRLIARFTPNITIIYDGDPAGIKASLRGIDLVLEQGMNVKVLLLPEGEDPDSFAKRRNAQELQKYISENEGDFIKFKTGLLLKDAEKDPVKRAGLLQDIVKTISVIPDVIVRGEYIKECSALMNVKEQVLYNEIGKLTRKGREASYKDAAMRVQDSRTVQPVNMSSPAFASQNPFEEIEKEMIRLIIKFGDRNMLQKEEEGEEVEDEHVTVGEYVMAQLKEDELEFKNPLYSKIITLFDQNKDKPGYSSLKFFVSHTDKEVSQLASDLLSREYTLSKIHQRFGAGDLDESLKLDVLVPKLMNELKLKKVKTLIEQYQKEIKKIEQNKDEEKLLEIMQTLVKLQQLQSLLSKELGNRAIV; this is encoded by the coding sequence ATGATTGATCACGGCACAGTTGACAGGGTAGTAGAAACATCGCAGGCACAAATTGTAGATGTGGTGTCGGAATTTGTTTCGTTGCGAAGGCGTGGTGTCAACTATATTGGTAACTGCCCCTTCCATAACGAAAAAACACCTTCGTTCACCGTTTCGCCCCACAAAGGGATTTACAAGTGCTTTGGGTGTGGTAAAGGTGGCAATGCCGTTAATTTTTTAATGGATGTAGAGCAAATATCCTTTGTAGAAGCTATACGCTATCTGGGCAATAAGTTTCATATTCATATCGAGGAGGTTGAACTGAGTCCCGAACAGCAGCAGGTAAAAAACGACAGGGAAAGTATGATGGCCGTATCGGGTTTCGCCCAAAAGTATTTTTCGCAAATGCTTCTTAAATCGGATGAGGGGCGTTCCGTGGGTTTGTCCTATTTAAGAGCGCGCGGTTTTAGGGACGATATCATCCAAAAATTTGATTTAGGGTATTCTCCCGAGGCACGTTCGGCCTTGACTGATGAGGCTATAAAGAATAGCTTTAAGTTGGAGTTTCTGGAAAAGACCGGCCTTACTATCGTGCGCGACGATTATAAAGCCGATAGATTCCGGGGCAGGGTTATTTTCCCTATTCATAGCATATCGGGTAAACCGACAGCTTTTGGAGGACGTATTTTAAAATCAGATGCCAAAGCAGCCAAATACCTTAACTCGCCCGAGTCGGAAATTTACCATAAAAGCAAAATACTGTATGGTATTTATCAGGCTAAAACGGAAATAACCAAAAAGGACAATTGCTATTTGGTGGAAGGATATACCGATGTAATTTCCTTTCATCAGGCGGGGATAATTAATGTGGTAGCCTCCTCCGGAACGGCACTTACCGTGGATCAGATAAGGTTGATAGCCCGCTTCACACCCAACATAACCATTATTTACGATGGTGACCCTGCCGGTATAAAAGCTTCGTTACGTGGGATAGATTTGGTACTGGAGCAAGGGATGAACGTTAAGGTGCTGTTGCTACCCGAAGGAGAAGATCCCGATTCGTTTGCCAAGAGGAGAAACGCACAAGAACTGCAAAAATATATCAGCGAGAACGAAGGCGATTTTATTAAGTTTAAAACCGGACTGCTTTTAAAAGATGCCGAAAAAGATCCTGTTAAAAGAGCGGGTTTGTTGCAAGACATCGTAAAAACCATTTCGGTTATTCCGGATGTCATTGTGCGCGGCGAGTACATTAAAGAGTGTAGCGCCCTTATGAATGTGAAAGAGCAGGTGCTTTACAACGAAATAGGTAAACTGACGCGTAAAGGAAGGGAGGCAAGCTACAAAGATGCAGCAATGCGTGTACAGGATTCCCGTACTGTTCAGCCGGTAAATATGTCCAGCCCTGCGTTTGCTTCGCAAAATCCTTTTGAGGAGATAGAAAAGGAAATGATTCGTTTAATTATAAAATTTGGCGATAGAAATATGCTGCAAAAGGAAGAGGAAGGAGAGGAGGTTGAGGATGAACATGTAACAGTTGGTGAGTATGTTATGGCTCAGTTAAAAGAGGACGAGCTTGAGTTTAAGAATCCCCTGTACAGTAAAATTATTACTTTGTTTGATCAAAATAAGGATAAGCCCGGATACAGTTCGCTAAAATTTTTTGTGAGTCATACAGATAAAGAGGTCAGTCAGCTGGCTTCCGATTTATTGAGCCGCGAATATACTTTAAGCAAAATACACCAGCGTTTTGGCGCAGGCGATCTGGACGAAAGTCTAAAGTTGGATGTGTTGGTGCCTAAATTGATGAACGAGCTGAAACTAAAAAAAGTAAAAACACTTATTGAGCAATATCAAAAGGAAATTAAAAAGATAGAGCAGAATAAGGATGAAGAAAAGCTATTGGAAATAATGCAAACCCTGGTGAAGTTGCAACAACTACAATCTTTATTGAGTAAGGAGCTGGGAAACAGAGCTATAGTTTAA
- a CDS encoding pyridoxamine 5'-phosphate oxidase family protein: MKTVEHLNSERIEAIIKKCDVCFIGVVDGDMPYVLPMNFGYRNKVIYLHSAPEGRVVDILNKNSNICVTFSTDHELAFQHPEVACSYRMKSKSVVAWGKVNFQEDFNRKKEALNIIMEQYSDKKFKYSDPAIRNVKIWEVPIDKVSCKEFGAPHEKYQGDDTVKRSF; the protein is encoded by the coding sequence ATGAAAACAGTAGAACATTTAAACAGCGAAAGAATTGAAGCCATTATTAAAAAATGTGATGTGTGCTTTATTGGTGTGGTAGATGGCGATATGCCCTATGTGTTACCCATGAATTTTGGCTATCGTAATAAGGTCATTTATCTACACTCTGCCCCCGAAGGTCGTGTGGTTGACATTCTGAATAAAAACAGCAATATCTGTGTCACCTTCAGTACCGACCACGAATTGGCTTTTCAGCATCCCGAAGTAGCCTGCAGCTACCGCATGAAATCGAAAAGTGTGGTGGCCTGGGGAAAGGTGAATTTTCAGGAGGATTTTAACCGAAAGAAGGAGGCGTTGAATATTATTATGGAGCAGTATTCAGATAAAAAATTCAAGTATTCCGACCCGGCTATTCGCAATGTGAAAATATGGGAGGTGCCCATCGATAAGGTTAGTTGTAAAGAATTTGGTGCTCCGCACGAAAAATACCAAGGTGATGATACGGTAAAAAGGTCGTTTTAA
- a CDS encoding sodium-translocating pyrophosphatase, whose translation MVTQLFWIIPVASIVALVFAWYFFKSMMKSSEGTDKMKEIAQYVRDGAMAYLSRQYKVVGIVFAVLFVILAILAYMGVQNPFVPIAFLTGGFFSGLCGFLGMKTATFASARTAQGASKSLNKGLKVAFRSGAVMGLVVVGFGLLDISLWYLLLTKVVYTAEHMASGFSALGLTFVHAGMDESEKLIEITATMLTFGMGASTQALFARVGGGIYTKAADVGADLVGKVEAGIPEDDPRNPATIADNVGDNVGDVAGMGADLYESYCGSILATAALGAALSVSSGEDMSAKVIAPMLVAAIGILLSILGIFMVRTKEDANAKGLLNSLLIGTGGSSVFILIAIAIMAALNWITWGIFGAVVAGLIAGVIIGQGTEYYTSDGYKPTQGIAKQAQQGPATTIIDGIAVGMYSTWIPVVTIVGGIIAAFGFAGGFNSFGEGVYGIGFAAVGMLSTLGITLATDAFGPIADNAGGNAEMSNLPKEVRERTDALDMLGNTTAATGKGFAIGSAALTAMALMAAYIEEIKIWLKRGLAEGETVLQNSMQFVLDSSTQVGEGVKAVVISEATLKDFTVFYDLSIFNPLLLGGLFIGAMMAFVFCAMTMKAVGRAAGSMVDEVRRQFRDIPGILEGTGKPDFARCVAISTKGAQQEMMLPSLLAIAVPIIVGLVFGVAGVIGLLMGGLTTGFTLAVFLNNSGGAWDNAKKYIEKGNYGGKGSEAHHAGVVGDTVGDPFKDTSGPSLNILIKLMTMVSVVMSGLTVAYALF comes from the coding sequence ATGGTAACACAATTATTTTGGATCATACCGGTTGCATCGATTGTAGCATTGGTATTTGCATGGTACTTTTTTAAAAGTATGATGAAAAGTTCGGAAGGAACGGACAAAATGAAAGAAATTGCACAATACGTAAGAGATGGTGCCATGGCTTATTTATCGCGCCAGTATAAAGTGGTGGGTATTGTATTTGCCGTATTGTTTGTCATTTTGGCCATTTTAGCCTACATGGGCGTGCAAAACCCATTTGTTCCCATCGCCTTTTTAACGGGTGGTTTTTTCTCTGGTCTCTGCGGATTTCTGGGGATGAAAACAGCTACCTTTGCCTCGGCTCGTACGGCTCAGGGTGCTTCTAAATCGTTAAACAAAGGACTAAAAGTAGCCTTCAGAAGTGGTGCCGTAATGGGTCTGGTTGTAGTGGGCTTCGGATTGTTAGACATCTCCTTGTGGTACCTGCTGCTAACCAAAGTTGTGTATACCGCCGAGCATATGGCATCAGGATTTTCAGCACTGGGGCTTACCTTTGTACATGCAGGTATGGATGAGAGCGAAAAGTTGATTGAAATCACCGCCACCATGCTCACCTTTGGTATGGGTGCTTCTACGCAGGCTCTGTTTGCACGTGTAGGGGGTGGTATCTACACCAAAGCGGCCGATGTGGGTGCCGATTTGGTTGGAAAGGTTGAGGCAGGCATCCCCGAGGATGATCCTCGCAACCCTGCAACCATTGCCGATAATGTAGGTGATAATGTGGGCGATGTAGCCGGAATGGGTGCCGACCTGTATGAGTCGTATTGTGGTTCGATTCTGGCCACAGCTGCATTGGGTGCTGCGCTATCCGTTAGTTCCGGAGAAGATATGTCGGCCAAGGTAATTGCGCCCATGTTGGTAGCAGCCATAGGAATACTGCTTTCCATACTGGGCATATTTATGGTACGTACAAAAGAAGATGCGAACGCCAAAGGCTTATTAAATTCGTTACTGATTGGAACCGGAGGAAGTTCTGTATTTATACTTATAGCCATTGCCATAATGGCTGCATTAAACTGGATTACATGGGGTATTTTTGGTGCCGTTGTAGCTGGTCTTATCGCCGGAGTTATTATAGGACAGGGAACGGAGTATTACACTTCTGACGGTTACAAACCCACGCAAGGCATTGCTAAACAAGCACAGCAGGGCCCTGCCACCACTATTATCGATGGTATAGCTGTAGGAATGTATTCAACCTGGATACCCGTGGTAACTATTGTAGGAGGTATTATTGCTGCGTTTGGTTTTGCCGGTGGCTTCAATAGCTTTGGCGAAGGGGTGTACGGTATTGGCTTTGCTGCTGTAGGCATGCTCTCTACCTTGGGTATAACCCTGGCTACCGATGCTTTTGGGCCTATTGCCGATAACGCAGGTGGAAACGCCGAAATGTCTAATTTACCCAAAGAAGTGCGCGAACGTACTGATGCCTTAGATATGCTGGGTAACACCACCGCTGCAACAGGTAAGGGTTTCGCTATTGGTTCGGCCGCTTTAACAGCCATGGCTTTGATGGCTGCCTATATCGAAGAAATAAAAATATGGTTGAAACGAGGCCTTGCCGAAGGGGAAACCGTACTACAAAACTCCATGCAGTTTGTGCTGGATTCCTCCACTCAGGTAGGCGAAGGTGTTAAAGCAGTTGTAATTTCAGAAGCCACTTTAAAAGATTTTACCGTATTTTACGACTTATCAATATTTAACCCTTTGCTGTTGGGCGGATTATTTATAGGTGCCATGATGGCATTCGTGTTCTGCGCCATGACCATGAAAGCTGTAGGACGGGCCGCAGGCTCAATGGTTGATGAAGTGCGCCGACAGTTCAGGGATATTCCCGGTATACTGGAAGGTACCGGCAAACCGGATTTCGCACGCTGTGTAGCCATATCTACAAAAGGGGCACAGCAAGAAATGATGTTGCCTTCCTTACTTGCCATTGCCGTGCCCATTATTGTGGGGCTGGTATTTGGTGTAGCCGGTGTTATCGGTTTATTGATGGGCGGATTAACCACAGGGTTTACCCTGGCCGTATTTCTTAACAACTCGGGTGGTGCCTGGGACAATGCTAAAAAATATATCGAAAAAGGGAACTATGGCGGTAAAGGTAGCGAAGCGCACCATGCTGGTGTAGTGGGCGATACAGTGGGCGACCCATTTAAGGACACCTCGGGTCCATCGTTGAATATTCTTATTAAACTAATGACCATGGTAAGCGTGGTGATGAGCGGACTCACCGTTGCATATGCTCTTTTTTAA